CTTGTTCATGCTGGTGGATCAGGATTGGCAGGGCAGGGGCGTGGGTTCCGCCTTGTTGCGGGCGGTGATCGATCTGGCCGACAACTGGCTGGGGCTGATCCGCATCGAATTGAAAGTGGTGCATGACAATCACCCGGCCATCGCGCTGTACGAAAAATTCGGCTTCGAGTACGAAGGGCGGCTCAAGGCCGAAACGCTGCGCGCCGGCAAGCTGGAGGATGTGCTGATGATGTCGCGTCTGCATTGGCCAAGGAGGGCGGAATCATGAACGGCATCTCCATACGCCATGCCGAAGCGGAAGATGCCGAGGCCATCCATGCAATGATGAGCGATGTCCGCACCTTCGGCGACATGCTGGGTTTGCCTTACCCCTCTTTGCATGCCCGGCGGCAAAAGATGGCTAAGCGCGATGCCTCGCGCATCGACTTGCTGGCGATCTCGCCGACAGGCGAGCTGGCGGGCTTGGTGATGCTGTTGCCGTATGGCAAGCCCAGACTGCCGGGCGCGGCGGAGCTGGGAGTCGGCGTGTCCGCCAAGTGGCAGAGCCAAGGCATAGGCAAGCTGTTGATGAAAGAGGCGCTGGCCATGGCCGATAACTGGCTGGGCTTGCGCCGGCTTGAGCTGACCGTGTTCGCCGATAACCATCGCGCGCAGGTTTTATACCGCCAATTCGGTTTCGAGGAAGAAGCCAGGCTGCGCGCCTACGCCCTGCGCGACGGCGAGTATCGCGATGTGTTGGCGATGGCGCGGCTGCGGCCGGAAGGGGGCGCGGCATGAAAGACTTCCGAATCCGCAATGTGGAGGCCAGCGATGCGGCCGCTTTGCGCGAGCTGATGGCTGATGAGGGAGTGGTGCGCAATACCCTGCAATTGCCGAATCCCTCGCTGCGCCATTGGCAGAAAAACATACAGCATTTGCTGGCCGAAGGCTGTCATCAACTGGCGTGTGTGGATGCGGCAGGCCGCTTGTTAGGCCATGGCGGCTTGAGCCGCTTTCCCGAAGCGGGCAAGCGGCATTGCCTCGCCCTGGGCATGGCGGTGGGCAAAGAGCATCGCGGCCAAGGGGTGGGCAGCGCGCTGATGGTGGCCTTGATGGACCTGGCGGACAACTGGCTGGGCGCGCGGCGCATCGAACTGACGGTCTACCCCGACAATGCGGCAGGCATCGCCTTGTATCGCAAGTTCGGATTTGAGCTGGAAGGCCGGCTGCGCGCCGTGGCGCTGCGCGACGGCGAGTACCAGGATGTGTTGGCGATGGCGCGGCTGAAGGAGGGCTGGGCATGAACGATTATCTGATCCGGCATGCCGAGCCCGGCGATGCGGCCGCCTTGCGCGAGCTGATGGCCGACCCGCTCAGCTACGGCAATACCTTGCAGCTGCCCTATCCATCGTTGCGGCATTGGGAGAAAGAGGCGCAGCGCCAGCCTAGCGACGATAGCTGTCAATTGGTGTGCGAAACCCGCGCAGGCGAGCTGTTGGGCAGCGCCGGTTTATGGCGTTTCGAGGGGGCGCGCAAGCGGCATGGCGCGGCCCTGGCCATCACGGTGCAGCGCGGATATCGGGGCCAGGGCGTCGGCACCGCCTTGATGGCGGCGCTGCTGGATACGGCCGATAACTGGATGGGTCTGCTGCGGATCGAGCTGTGGGTGTATCCGGACAATGCCGCCGCCATCGCGCTGTATCGCAAGTTTGGTTTTGAGATGGAGGGCCGGCTCCGCGGCTATGCCTTGCGCGACGGCGCTTATCACGACGCTTTGGCGATGGCGCGGCTGAAGGA
The Chromobacterium sp. IIBBL 290-4 DNA segment above includes these coding regions:
- a CDS encoding GNAT family N-acetyltransferase, which encodes MSQAHSYAIRACEPSDAAAVHRIKTQAGVYPGTLQLPYQPLSATEKQLLEQPANVHALVACNEAGEVVGWGGLVGNDRPRTRHAASLFMLVDQDWQGRGVGSALLRAVIDLADNWLGLIRIELKVVHDNHPAIALYEKFGFEYEGRLKAETLRAGKLEDVLMMSRLHWPRRAES
- a CDS encoding GNAT family N-acetyltransferase; translation: MNGISIRHAEAEDAEAIHAMMSDVRTFGDMLGLPYPSLHARRQKMAKRDASRIDLLAISPTGELAGLVMLLPYGKPRLPGAAELGVGVSAKWQSQGIGKLLMKEALAMADNWLGLRRLELTVFADNHRAQVLYRQFGFEEEARLRAYALRDGEYRDVLAMARLRPEGGAA
- a CDS encoding GNAT family N-acetyltransferase, translating into MKDFRIRNVEASDAAALRELMADEGVVRNTLQLPNPSLRHWQKNIQHLLAEGCHQLACVDAAGRLLGHGGLSRFPEAGKRHCLALGMAVGKEHRGQGVGSALMVALMDLADNWLGARRIELTVYPDNAAGIALYRKFGFELEGRLRAVALRDGEYQDVLAMARLKEGWA
- a CDS encoding GNAT family N-acetyltransferase, giving the protein MNDYLIRHAEPGDAAALRELMADPLSYGNTLQLPYPSLRHWEKEAQRQPSDDSCQLVCETRAGELLGSAGLWRFEGARKRHGAALAITVQRGYRGQGVGTALMAALLDTADNWMGLLRIELWVYPDNAAAIALYRKFGFEMEGRLRGYALRDGAYHDALAMARLKEGLA